In Arvicola amphibius chromosome 1, mArvAmp1.2, whole genome shotgun sequence, one DNA window encodes the following:
- the Reep6 gene encoding receptor expression-enhancing protein 6 isoform X2 yields MRRGKRGRPHLLCPPCPPIGQSRGPEAESGPGPESSGQGAGRDGARESKAVRPRRSRCARLRVCLSGLPRARRCHGRSAPALRALSRAEERGHRSARSARSQDRCREAVSGRGGSRAAKPVSSVRLRGLSSVQCHRICIPRICFSQSYREPSQGRRYCVANLLGGVRPVRPDRVLQRSTPVLVPFLLRGQVRLPVILHDSGTLERGSNTVPSRHTTAISKTPRGPRQRREPSQRKSIGHSSWDNPGRQVRSESAPEAQVRSPASLCTEPLASDKEQTAEAQASDSSSDSQTEIEQQRRPSSPMKPAASPSRAVNGQSPSPVSPGSASASPGQLATGSVSGSQIPSKARGHRSRGSVSSRPAQRTRLPSASLGASQPAMRSGGSSQPAGRSSGPTRTAGRNQGNNQQTPQASASAQPAGRSTAAASAPTSTQRISISNQGSPRAQSPSTPPDPNQAASKAPSEPGDEGSKNNKQEQKAQATEVPGSSSVPEPERLVPCHSESSLEYMSESTTEITCKWPGYQLRCPRHCWLLQHLAY; encoded by the exons ATGCGGCGGGGGAAACGGGGCAGGCCCCACCTCCTTTGTCCGCCTTGCCCTCCTATTGGCCAGAGCCGGGGGCCGGAGGCGGAGTCAGGGCCGGGGCCCGAAAGTAGCGGGCAGGGGGCGGGGCGGGACGGCGCGCGGGAGTCGAAGGCTGTTCGCCCTCGGCGGAGCCGGTGCGCGAGGCTGCGGGTGTGCTTGAGCGGCCTGCCCCGGGCCCGCCGCTGCCATGGACGGTCTGCGCCAGCGCTTCGAGCACTTTCTAGAGCAGAAGAACGTGGCCACCGAAGCGCTCGGAGCGCTCGAAGCCAGGACCGGTGTAGAGAAGCGGTATCTGGCCGCGG GGGCTCTCGCGCTGCTAAGCCTGTATCTTCTGTTCGGCTACGGGGCCTCTCTTCTGTGCAATGTCATCGGATTTGTATACCCCGCATATGCTTC AGTCAAAGCTATCGAGAGCCCAGCCAAGGAAGACGATACTGTGTGGCTAACCTACTGGGTGGTGTACGCCCTGTTCGGCCTGATCGAGTTCTTCAGCGATCTACTCCTGTTCTGGTTCCCTTTCTACTACGCGGGCAAG TGCGCCTTCCTGTTATTCTGCATGACTCCGGGACCCTGGAACGGGGCTCTAATACTGTACCATCGCGTCATACGACCGCTATTTCTAAAACACCACGTGGCCCTAGACAGCGCCGTGAACCATCTCAGCGGAAGAGCATTGGACATAGCAGCTGGGATAACCCGGGACG CCAAGTCAGATCAGAGTCTGCTCCTGAAGCACAAGTGAGGTCCCCTGCGAGCCTGTGCACAGAGCCCCTGGCCAGTGACAAAGAGCAGACAGCGGAGGCCCAGGCCTCTGACTCCTCTTCAGACTCCCAGACAGAGATCGAACAGCAGCGCCGACCCTCAAGCCCGATGAAGCCAGCAGCCAGCCCATCCAGGGCCGTGAACGGGCAGTCCCCATCCCCAGTCAGTCCAGGTTCCGCATCTGCGTCCCCGGGTCAGCTGGCCACAGGCTCTGTTAGTGGCTCCCAGATCCCCAGTAAGGCCAGGGGCCACCGCAGCCGGGGCAGTGTGTCATCCAGGCCTGCACAGCGCACCCGGCTACCCAGTGCATCCTTGGGGGCCTCTCAACCGGCCATGCGCTCTGGGGGGTCTTCACAGCCAGCGGGCCGGTCCTCAGGACCTACTCGGACAGCGGGCCGGAACCAGGGGAACAACCAGCAGACTCCTCAGGCCTCGGCATCAGCCCAGCCAGCTGGCCGGTCGACAGCAGCTGCATCTGCACCCACCTCCACACAGCGCATCAGCATCTCCAACCAGGGCTCTCCCAGAGCCCAGTCACCCAGCACACCCCCTGATCCTAACCAGGCTGCCAGCAAGGCCCCCAGCGAGCCAGGGGATGAGGGTTCCAAGAACAACAAGCAGGAACAGAAGGCGCAGGCCACAGAGGTGCCCGGCAGCAGCTCGGTGCCCGAGCCCGAGCGCCTAGTCCCCTGTCACTCGGAGTCCTCTCTGGAGTACATGTCTGAGTCCACCACGGAGATCACCTGCAAATGGCCGGGTTACCAGCTGCGCTGCCCAAGACACTGCTGGCTCTTACAACACCTGGCATACTAG
- the Reep6 gene encoding receptor expression-enhancing protein 6 isoform X1 yields the protein MRRGKRGRPHLLCPPCPPIGQSRGPEAESGPGPESSGQGAGRDGARESKAVRPRRSRCARLRVCLSGLPRARRCHGRSAPALRALSRAEERGHRSARSARSQDRCREAVSGRGGSRAAKPVSSVRLRGLSSVQCHRICIPRICFSQSYREPSQGRRYCVANLLGGVRPVRPDRVLQRSTPVLVPFLLRGQVRLPVILHDSGTLERGSNTVPSRHTTAISKTPRGPRQRREPSQRKSIGHSSWDNPGRTAGPSTGPSSRHPSLNNGAPSRSGTGPQVRSESAPEAQVRSPASLCTEPLASDKEQTAEAQASDSSSDSQTEIEQQRRPSSPMKPAASPSRAVNGQSPSPVSPGSASASPGQLATGSVSGSQIPSKARGHRSRGSVSSRPAQRTRLPSASLGASQPAMRSGGSSQPAGRNQGNNQQTPQASASAQPAGRSTAAASAPTSTQRISISNQGSPRAQSPSTPPDPNQAASKAPSEPGDEGSKNNKQEQKAQATEVPGSSSVPEPERLVPCHSESSLEYMSESTTEITCKWPGYQLRCPRHCWLLQHLAY from the exons ATGCGGCGGGGGAAACGGGGCAGGCCCCACCTCCTTTGTCCGCCTTGCCCTCCTATTGGCCAGAGCCGGGGGCCGGAGGCGGAGTCAGGGCCGGGGCCCGAAAGTAGCGGGCAGGGGGCGGGGCGGGACGGCGCGCGGGAGTCGAAGGCTGTTCGCCCTCGGCGGAGCCGGTGCGCGAGGCTGCGGGTGTGCTTGAGCGGCCTGCCCCGGGCCCGCCGCTGCCATGGACGGTCTGCGCCAGCGCTTCGAGCACTTTCTAGAGCAGAAGAACGTGGCCACCGAAGCGCTCGGAGCGCTCGAAGCCAGGACCGGTGTAGAGAAGCGGTATCTGGCCGCGG GGGCTCTCGCGCTGCTAAGCCTGTATCTTCTGTTCGGCTACGGGGCCTCTCTTCTGTGCAATGTCATCGGATTTGTATACCCCGCATATGCTTC AGTCAAAGCTATCGAGAGCCCAGCCAAGGAAGACGATACTGTGTGGCTAACCTACTGGGTGGTGTACGCCCTGTTCGGCCTGATCGAGTTCTTCAGCGATCTACTCCTGTTCTGGTTCCCTTTCTACTACGCGGGCAAG TGCGCCTTCCTGTTATTCTGCATGACTCCGGGACCCTGGAACGGGGCTCTAATACTGTACCATCGCGTCATACGACCGCTATTTCTAAAACACCACGTGGCCCTAGACAGCGCCGTGAACCATCTCAGCGGAAGAGCATTGGACATAGCAGCTGGGATAACCCGGGACG TACTGCAGGCCCTAGCACGGGGCCGAGCTCTCGTCACCCCAGCCTCAACAATGGAGCCCCCAGCCGCTCTGGAACCGGACC CCAAGTCAGATCAGAGTCTGCTCCTGAAGCACAAGTGAGGTCCCCTGCGAGCCTGTGCACAGAGCCCCTGGCCAGTGACAAAGAGCAGACAGCGGAGGCCCAGGCCTCTGACTCCTCTTCAGACTCCCAGACAGAGATCGAACAGCAGCGCCGACCCTCAAGCCCGATGAAGCCAGCAGCCAGCCCATCCAGGGCCGTGAACGGGCAGTCCCCATCCCCAGTCAGTCCAGGTTCCGCATCTGCGTCCCCGGGTCAGCTGGCCACAGGCTCTGTTAGTGGCTCCCAGATCCCCAGTAAGGCCAGGGGCCACCGCAGCCGGGGCAGTGTGTCATCCAGGCCTGCACAGCGCACCCGGCTACCCAGTGCATCCTTGGGGGCCTCTCAACCGGCCATGCGCTCTGGGGGGTCTTCACAGC CAGCGGGCCGGAACCAGGGGAACAACCAGCAGACTCCTCAGGCCTCGGCATCAGCCCAGCCAGCTGGCCGGTCGACAGCAGCTGCATCTGCACCCACCTCCACACAGCGCATCAGCATCTCCAACCAGGGCTCTCCCAGAGCCCAGTCACCCAGCACACCCCCTGATCCTAACCAGGCTGCCAGCAAGGCCCCCAGCGAGCCAGGGGATGAGGGTTCCAAGAACAACAAGCAGGAACAGAAGGCGCAGGCCACAGAGGTGCCCGGCAGCAGCTCGGTGCCCGAGCCCGAGCGCCTAGTCCCCTGTCACTCGGAGTCCTCTCTGGAGTACATGTCTGAGTCCACCACGGAGATCACCTGCAAATGGCCGGGTTACCAGCTGCGCTGCCCAAGACACTGCTGGCTCTTACAACACCTGGCATACTAG
- the Reep6 gene encoding receptor expression-enhancing protein 6 isoform X3, translating to MDGLRQRFEHFLEQKNVATEALGALEARTGVEKRYLAAGALALLSLYLLFGYGASLLCNVIGFVYPAYASVKAIESPAKEDDTVWLTYWVVYALFGLIEFFSDLLLFWFPFYYAGKCAFLLFCMTPGPWNGALILYHRVIRPLFLKHHVALDSAVNHLSGRALDIAAGITRDVLQALARGRALVTPASTMEPPAALEPDPKSDQSLLLKHK from the exons ATGGACGGTCTGCGCCAGCGCTTCGAGCACTTTCTAGAGCAGAAGAACGTGGCCACCGAAGCGCTCGGAGCGCTCGAAGCCAGGACCGGTGTAGAGAAGCGGTATCTGGCCGCGG GGGCTCTCGCGCTGCTAAGCCTGTATCTTCTGTTCGGCTACGGGGCCTCTCTTCTGTGCAATGTCATCGGATTTGTATACCCCGCATATGCTTC AGTCAAAGCTATCGAGAGCCCAGCCAAGGAAGACGATACTGTGTGGCTAACCTACTGGGTGGTGTACGCCCTGTTCGGCCTGATCGAGTTCTTCAGCGATCTACTCCTGTTCTGGTTCCCTTTCTACTACGCGGGCAAG TGCGCCTTCCTGTTATTCTGCATGACTCCGGGACCCTGGAACGGGGCTCTAATACTGTACCATCGCGTCATACGACCGCTATTTCTAAAACACCACGTGGCCCTAGACAGCGCCGTGAACCATCTCAGCGGAAGAGCATTGGACATAGCAGCTGGGATAACCCGGGACG TACTGCAGGCCCTAGCACGGGGCCGAGCTCTCGTCACCCCAGCCTCAACAATGGAGCCCCCAGCCGCTCTGGAACCGGACC CCAAGTCAGATCAGAGTCTGCTCCTGAAGCACAAGTGA